ACGAGAAAAATGTTGAACAATTTTTGATTGCCGGAAGTGCCCAATCGCTTAAAAATGCAACACAAATTTCTTTGTATCCGGATGGTTTAAAATTAAATTACACTAACTGGAATGTCGCGCCAGATAATGTGCTGCGTTTCGGAAATAATGGAATTTTCGCTCGCAATTTTTTGCTCAGCAACGGGGAAAGCAGTCTTGCAATTAATTCTGAAAATGAAAACGCGAATAGCCCGCTGAATGTTGATTTGAAAAATTTTAAAATAGAAACCATCACCGAAATGCTGAAAAAAGATTCTCTTTTGGCGAAAGGAACCATCGATGGAAACGTGAGGTTAAAGGATTATAAAAACCTCAATTTCACTTCGGATTTAAATGTTACAGATTTGGTGATGTACGGAAATCCAATCGGAAATATCGCAGCAAAGGTGAATACTAAAACTGCAAAACTTTTGTATGCCGATGTTGCACTTTCTGGTTTTGAAAATGATGTGAAAATTACCGGAGATTATAATATAGAATCGCAACTTCTTGATTTAGAAGCGGAAATTAATCGTCTGCAAATGAAATCGGTTCAAGGGTTTACCCTAAATGCCATTGAAAATACTGAAGGTTACCTTTCCGGAAATTTCGACATCACGGGGAAAACCGAAAGTCCGAAAATATTAGGGAAGTTGAAATTCAATGATGTTGGTTTAGAAATTGTGAAAACGGGAAGCAATTTCAGACATCTTGATGATGAGATAAGATTCGCACCGAGAGGAATTGTGTTTGATGATTTTAAAGTGAAGGATTCACAAGGAAATGCATTGACTTTTGATGGCGACATTTTAACCCAAAATTATCAGGATTTCGCTTTCGATTTAAAACTGCGGGCAAGAGATTTCATGGCGGTAGATTCTCAGCCGGATAATGATAAAATGATGTTCGGAATCTTGGCAGTGGATGCCGATCTTGGTATTACCGGAAATTTGGATTTGCCACAGGTTGATGGTAAATTAGCAGTCACCGACAAAACCGATTTTACCTTTGTGATTCCTCAAACATCACCTACTTTAAAAGATCGAGAAGGTATTGTGGAATTTATCGATCAGGACCAAATTGTCCTCAATAAAACCATAAAAGCCGACAGCATCGATGCGAAAACCGGCATCAAAGGAATGGATGTTAATGTGAATATTTCTTTAACCAAAGAAGCTAAAATTTCATTATTGATCGATAAAGCCAGCGGAGATTTCGTGAAACTTCAAGGGGAAGCAGAATTGACGGGAGGTGTGGATCCATCGGGAAAAACTACACTGGTAGGCGTTTATCAGGTAGAAAGTGGGGCGTATGAAATGTCTTTTAACATGATTAAAAGAAAATTCGATATCCAAAAGGGTAGTACCATCACCTGGACCGGCGAACCAACCACCGCAAACCTGGATCTTACTGCGATTTACAAAACAAATGCAGCGCCAATTGATTTGGTGCAGCAGCAACTTTCCGAAGATCAGCTGAATTATTATAAACAGAGAATTCCTTTCAATACTTTATTGGTTTTAAAAGGAGAATTGCTGAAACCGGTGATTTCTTTTGATATTAAAACGGACGAAAATAACAACGCGGTTAATCAGGAAGTTATCGATAATGTTGAAACTAAGCTGACCCAGCTCCGTCGCGATGAATCGGAGCTCAACAAACAGGTTTTTGCACTGTTGATTTTGAATCGTTTCATTGGCGATAATCCGTTCCAAAGCCAAAGCGGAATTTCTGCCGGTACGATGGCGAGACAGAGTGTGAGCCAAATCTTGTCCCAGCAACTCAATAATATTGCACAGGATTTAATAGCTGGTGTAGATTTGACCTTCGATTTTGATAGTTATGAAGAATATTCTTCGGGAAATAAAAATACAAGAACTGATTTGAATGTTAATTTAAGTAAGAAACTATTAAATGATCGCTTGAAGATCACCGTTGGAAGCAATTTCGGCATCGAAGGAGAAGCGCGACAAAACGAAGAAATGACCAATATTGCGGGTAATATTACTGCAGATTACGCTTTATCGAAAGATGGCAGATATACCCTCCGCGCATATCAGAAAAATCAGTATCAAGTAGCTTTGCAAGGCCAAATTATCGAAACTGGAGTTGGGTTTGTTATCACTTTAGATTATACTGATTTCAAAGATATTTTCCAAAGAGCGAAACAAAACCGTGAGATCAGACGAACCAAAAAAGCATTGCAGAAAAATAGCGCAGTTGAATTCAAATAATTGATGATGAAATTTATGGGAAATACAATTCAGTTTAAAAATATTAAAATAGCTACAGGTTTTTCTGTCGCAGCACTTCTTTTTTCATGCGGTACCGAAAGATTACAACCCAACGAAAAACTTTACACTGGAGCGAAAATTAATATCATTAATGACACGATTTCCAAGAAAGAAAAATCTTCATTAAAAGACGGTTTGGAGGATAATCTTACCCCAAAACCCAATTCTTCAATTTTGGGTTTGCGACCGCGTGTTTGGATTTACAATATTACCCCGGAGCCCAAAAAAGACAAAGGAATTACCAATTGGCTGAAAAATAAAGTGGGGCAGAAACCTGTTCTTTTGGGCGATGTAGACCGGGAATTTAACAGAGATATAATTGAAAACTACTCTGAAAATAAAGGGTATTTCAATGCGAAAGCACAGTACGATACTATTATCAATGGGAAAACTGCAAAAGTAGTTTATGATGTGAAAACCGGCGCAAGATATCTCATCAGCGATGTGAAATTCCCGGAAGATAGCACCAAGATTAACCGTGAAATTCAATTGGTAAAAGATCAAACATTACTGAAAAAGGGGAAACCTTTCGACCTCGATGTCATCAAAGCTGAGCGTGAGAGAATTGATAATCGGATGAAGGAAAATGGTTTTTATTACTTTCATCCGGATAATATCATTGTTCAAGCCGACAGTACCGTTACCAACAAGCCGGAGGTCGAACTTGCTGTAAAATTGAAAGAAGAAACGCCAGAATTGGCCAAAAAGCAATTCAGCATCAATAATGTAATTGTCTATGCCGATTACAACTTACGCGATGTGAAAGAAAATGTATATAAAATCCCTGCAAATATAGATTCCATAGAAGCTTACAAGGATTTTTATTATGTTGATCCCAAGAAAAAATTTCGTCCGGTCATGTTTGAAAGGGCGCTATATTTCAGAAAAGGCGACATCTACAATCGTGCGGACCATAATTTGACTTTGAACCGATTGATCAGTCTTGGAGTTTTCAAATTCGTAAAAAATGAATTCGTAATTTCTGATAGTTTAAAAAATAAATTTGATGCCTATTACTTGCTGACTCCTAAGGAATTTCAGTCTTTAAGAGTGGAAGCTTTGGGTAAAACCAATTCGGCAAATTATGCAGGTTCAGAGATCAATCTCAATTGGACCCATCGAAATATTTTCCGAGGTGCGGAGCAATTGAAGGCATCTGTTTTCGGTTCTTTTGATATGCAGATGGGTGGGAGATCTTCCGCTTACGAACGGGGGGAAGGCAATATCTATCGAGCGGGCGCAAATGTTCAATTGTCTGTTCCAAGATTGTTAACACCTTTTAATTTTCAATCCTCAAGCGCATTTGTGCCGCGTACCAATGCCGAAATAGGTTATGAATATGTAAGCCGTAGCAAATGGTACACTTTGCACAATTTCAATGCGTCGTTTGGATATATGTGGAAAGAAAATATCCGAAAGGAACATGAATTGAAATTGCTAGATGTTACCTTGGTAACACCTGAAAATGTGACGGAAGTTTACCAAAATTATATTCAGGACAAACCATATTTGCAGCAGGCAATTCAGAAGCAATTAATTTACGGGCCTACTTATTCTTACACCTATACCAATACGATGTTGCCTAAAACCAACACGATGTACTATCGCGGTTACGTTGATTTGGCGGGAAATCTCACAGGCTTAATCTCAGGAGCTAATGCTAAAGAAGGCAAAGAAAAGCAGATTTTTGGGGTGCCTTTCAGTCAGTATGCCAAAATGGAAAACGATTTTAGATTTTACCATCAACTTTCCACTAAACAAAGTGTTGCCGCGCGAGTAATTGCTGGAATTGCGTATCCGTACGGAAATTCGCTCACGGTTCCATTTTCCCGACAATTTTTTTCCGGAGGTAGCAATAGTATTCGCGCATTTCGGGCGAGAACTTTAGGTCCTGGTAGTTATGATCCGCGGACGCAAACCGGCCAATTGTTTTTCGATCAAGCCGGCGACATTAAGTTGGAAACCAATCTGGAATATCGCGCGAATATTTATAAATTCTTGAATGTAGGTGTTTTTGCAGATGCAGGAAATGTTTGGCTGGTCAATGAAGATGCAACGCGCCCAGGAGCGAAATTTTCCAAAGATTGGCTGAGCGAAATGGCGGTAGGAGCGGGCGTTGGACTGCGTTTGGATTTTTCTATTCTGCTTCTTCGACTAGATTTGGCAATGCCGTTGCGGGTACCTTACTACGAGAAAAATGATCGTTGGATGTTCGATAAAATCGATTTTGGGAATAAAGATTGGCGTCGACAAAATTTAATTTTGAATATTGCGATTGGTTATCCTTTTTAATCAGTTTAAATTTACCTGTTGTGCATTTAGCACAAATTAATTTTTAACTTATTCAAACTTCTCTTGAAGACGAAAAAATTTAGATATTGAATCATGGTAAAAGAAGTTATTTTTGATACTATTCTTGTTGCCAAACCTTGAAAGGTTTTTGCG
The sequence above is a segment of the Chryseobacterium taklimakanense genome. Coding sequences within it:
- the tamL gene encoding translocation and assembly module lipoprotein TamL, translated to MGNTIQFKNIKIATGFSVAALLFSCGTERLQPNEKLYTGAKINIINDTISKKEKSSLKDGLEDNLTPKPNSSILGLRPRVWIYNITPEPKKDKGITNWLKNKVGQKPVLLGDVDREFNRDIIENYSENKGYFNAKAQYDTIINGKTAKVVYDVKTGARYLISDVKFPEDSTKINREIQLVKDQTLLKKGKPFDLDVIKAERERIDNRMKENGFYYFHPDNIIVQADSTVTNKPEVELAVKLKEETPELAKKQFSINNVIVYADYNLRDVKENVYKIPANIDSIEAYKDFYYVDPKKKFRPVMFERALYFRKGDIYNRADHNLTLNRLISLGVFKFVKNEFVISDSLKNKFDAYYLLTPKEFQSLRVEALGKTNSANYAGSEINLNWTHRNIFRGAEQLKASVFGSFDMQMGGRSSAYERGEGNIYRAGANVQLSVPRLLTPFNFQSSSAFVPRTNAEIGYEYVSRSKWYTLHNFNASFGYMWKENIRKEHELKLLDVTLVTPENVTEVYQNYIQDKPYLQQAIQKQLIYGPTYSYTYTNTMLPKTNTMYYRGYVDLAGNLTGLISGANAKEGKEKQIFGVPFSQYAKMENDFRFYHQLSTKQSVAARVIAGIAYPYGNSLTVPFSRQFFSGGSNSIRAFRARTLGPGSYDPRTQTGQLFFDQAGDIKLETNLEYRANIYKFLNVGVFADAGNVWLVNEDATRPGAKFSKDWLSEMAVGAGVGLRLDFSILLLRLDLAMPLRVPYYEKNDRWMFDKIDFGNKDWRRQNLILNIAIGYPF